One Nonomuraea angiospora DNA segment encodes these proteins:
- the dgoD gene encoding galactonate dehydratase codes for MKIVSMDTFLVPPRWLFLRVRTDEGITGWGEPVVEGRAETVRAAVAELGEYLVGEDPLRIEDHWQVLTKGGFYRGGPVLSSAVAGIDQALWDIAGKAAGLPVHALLGGPVRDRVRMYAWIGGDRPADVAAEARAQIEAGFTAVKMNGSAALTPIDTPARTREVVERVAAVRDAVGENNDVVIDFHGRMSTAMARRVLPLIEPLLPLFVEEAVLPEHTPNLAALARSTSLPLATGERLYSRWDFREVLRDGIAVAQPDVSHAGGISEVRRIAAMAEAYDVTMAPHCPLGPIALAASLQLAFAIPNFLIQEQSVGIHYNQGNDVLDYLVDRTPFQFAGGFAERTSVPGLGIEVDAAAVERAAERGHRWRNPVWRYPDGSFAEW; via the coding sequence ATGAAGATCGTGTCCATGGACACCTTCCTCGTCCCACCCCGCTGGTTGTTCCTGCGCGTCCGCACCGACGAGGGCATCACGGGCTGGGGCGAGCCGGTCGTCGAGGGCCGCGCCGAGACCGTCCGGGCCGCCGTCGCGGAGCTCGGCGAGTACCTCGTCGGCGAGGACCCCCTGCGCATCGAGGACCACTGGCAGGTCCTGACCAAGGGCGGCTTCTACCGGGGCGGCCCGGTGCTGTCCAGCGCCGTCGCCGGCATCGACCAGGCGCTGTGGGACATCGCCGGCAAGGCCGCGGGGCTGCCCGTGCACGCCCTGCTCGGCGGCCCGGTCCGCGACCGGGTCCGCATGTACGCGTGGATCGGCGGCGACCGCCCGGCCGACGTCGCCGCCGAGGCCCGAGCCCAGATCGAGGCGGGCTTCACCGCCGTCAAGATGAACGGCTCGGCCGCGCTGACCCCCATCGACACCCCCGCCCGCACCCGCGAGGTCGTCGAACGGGTGGCGGCGGTCCGCGACGCCGTCGGCGAGAACAACGACGTCGTCATCGACTTCCACGGCCGCATGTCGACGGCGATGGCCCGGCGGGTGCTGCCGCTCATCGAGCCGCTCCTGCCGCTGTTCGTCGAGGAGGCGGTGCTGCCCGAGCACACCCCCAACCTGGCCGCGCTGGCCCGGTCGACCTCGCTCCCGCTGGCCACCGGCGAGCGCCTCTACTCCCGCTGGGACTTCCGCGAGGTGCTGCGCGACGGCATCGCGGTGGCCCAGCCGGACGTCAGCCACGCCGGCGGCATCTCGGAGGTGCGCCGCATCGCCGCCATGGCCGAGGCGTACGACGTCACGATGGCCCCGCACTGCCCGCTCGGCCCGATCGCGCTGGCGGCGAGCCTGCAACTGGCGTTCGCGATCCCGAACTTCCTCATCCAGGAGCAGAGCGTGGGCATCCACTACAACCAGGGCAACGACGTGCTGGACTACCTGGTCGACCGCACCCCCTTCCAGTTCGCCGGCGGTTTCGCCGAACGCACCTCCGTACCGGGCCTGGGCATCGAGGTCGACGCGGCGGCCGTGGAGCGCGCGGCCGAGCGCGGGCACCGCTGGCGCAACCCGGTCTGGCGGTACCCGGACGGCTCCTTCGCCGAATGGTGA
- a CDS encoding SDR family NAD(P)-dependent oxidoreductase: MIRFDGKAALVTAAASGIGAATARLLAERGASVVVMDVADDAGAALAAGIGGHYLHGDVSSMAAWTAARDLVADRYGRLDVLHVNGLGRVVPPLPVHELPEDDWDRQIAVSLKAAYLAAHVFCPLLAETRGSIVITSSVHARTGIPGCGPYAAAKGGLQSLAGQLAVEYAPDVRVNVVVPGPIMTAAWDGIGEQGRAATIAETPAGRFGRPDEVAAAVAFLASAEASFITGACLKVDGGWSISTTSS, encoded by the coding sequence ATGATCCGTTTCGACGGGAAGGCCGCCCTGGTCACCGCCGCCGCGTCGGGCATCGGCGCGGCCACCGCCCGGCTGCTGGCCGAGCGGGGCGCCTCCGTCGTCGTCATGGACGTGGCCGACGACGCGGGGGCCGCGCTCGCCGCCGGGATCGGCGGCCACTACCTGCACGGCGACGTCTCCTCCATGGCCGCCTGGACCGCCGCCCGCGACCTCGTCGCCGACCGGTACGGCCGCCTGGACGTCCTGCACGTCAACGGCCTCGGCCGGGTCGTGCCGCCGCTCCCCGTCCACGAGCTGCCCGAGGACGACTGGGACCGGCAGATCGCGGTCTCGCTCAAGGCCGCCTACCTGGCCGCCCACGTCTTCTGCCCCCTCCTGGCGGAAACCCGGGGCTCGATCGTCATCACCTCCTCCGTACACGCCCGGACCGGCATCCCCGGCTGCGGCCCCTATGCCGCGGCCAAGGGCGGCCTGCAGTCCCTGGCCGGCCAGCTCGCCGTCGAGTACGCCCCGGACGTGCGGGTCAACGTCGTCGTCCCCGGGCCGATCATGACCGCCGCCTGGGACGGCATCGGCGAGCAGGGCCGGGCCGCGACGATCGCCGAGACTCCCGCGGGCCGGTTCGGCCGCCCCGACGAGGTGGCCGCCGCGGTCGCCTTCCTCGCCTCCGCCGAGGCCTCCTTCATCACCGGCGCCTGCCTCAAGGTGGACGGCGGCTGGAGCATCTCCACCACCTCCTCCTAG
- a CDS encoding beta-galactosidase, with translation MNDKTRRLRVSPQAPPRRGHLPLGDDARTPDRIEVTSRWLERGGKPWFPVTGEIHYSRIPRERWNEVLGHARAGGLDTVATYVLWQAHEPEPGRFRWDGNLDLRAFVELAARHGLDVIVRMGPWAHGEARRGGFPDWLVERGLKTRTNDPAYLELARALYAQTISRLAGLTHAEGGPVVGAQMDNELYDQPQHLAMLRRIAEDLGLRVPLWTATGWGGALVPETLLPLYSAYSDGFWEDSQTEWPRFAAHHFRYSEVRDDLTVGADLREALDGIVLDPAAVPLKDDAATPFATCEIGGGMHVAYHRRPLVTAQDVAALALAKIGSGSIWQGYYMYAGGTQRVGPHGTEQESHATGYPNDVPSLSYDFYAPIGEHAQIRPHHHLLRRLHLWLAAEGARLAPMGVTVGGGGDDPGELRWAVRSDGHAGYLFLTTYQPPGRPLDAQKDVQVTVSFEDADVTVPTRPLDLPAGVSLVWPLRYQLAPGLVLRSATAQLVTRITDEDGDLVVLCATGGVPVELVLDGDVAIDGARSAGDATVVDVAEPGPECVIDLPGARVLVLDEASANRLYRLEVAGRERLVLSDAPVYALDGALVLHSEAERCAVALLPAPAGLTADGGELAGPRGEGLWRTWSVNVSGAGARTVAEDLRPHAPAPPEPVRGGPMDRLSAPADYSGAAQVHLDVPSDVFEGTDRVLLRLTWTGDAGRAYVGDRLVSDHFWHGRTWDIDLTPWRDDVAGQGVRLELLPWRRDTGVWVDAAVRNVPDGIAVASAVVVRVGRAVLRPA, from the coding sequence ATGAACGACAAGACCCGCAGGTTGCGCGTCTCCCCGCAGGCCCCGCCCCGCCGGGGACACCTCCCGCTGGGAGACGACGCCAGGACGCCGGACCGGATCGAGGTCACGAGCCGGTGGCTCGAACGCGGCGGCAAGCCCTGGTTCCCGGTGACGGGGGAGATCCACTACTCCCGCATCCCGCGCGAGCGGTGGAACGAGGTCCTCGGGCACGCGCGCGCCGGCGGGCTGGACACGGTGGCGACGTACGTGCTCTGGCAGGCGCACGAGCCCGAGCCCGGCCGGTTCCGGTGGGACGGCAACCTCGACCTGCGCGCGTTCGTGGAGCTCGCCGCGCGCCACGGCCTGGACGTCATCGTCCGGATGGGCCCGTGGGCACACGGCGAGGCGCGCCGCGGCGGGTTCCCCGACTGGCTCGTCGAGCGCGGCCTCAAGACCCGCACCAACGACCCCGCCTACCTGGAGCTGGCCCGCGCGCTCTACGCCCAGACGATCAGCCGGCTGGCCGGCCTCACCCACGCCGAGGGCGGGCCCGTGGTGGGCGCCCAGATGGACAACGAGCTGTACGACCAGCCGCAGCATCTCGCCATGCTCAGACGCATCGCCGAGGACCTCGGACTGCGGGTGCCCCTGTGGACCGCGACGGGCTGGGGCGGCGCCCTGGTGCCCGAGACGCTGCTCCCGCTCTACAGCGCCTACTCCGACGGATTCTGGGAGGACTCGCAGACGGAGTGGCCCCGGTTCGCCGCCCACCACTTCCGCTACAGCGAGGTCCGCGACGATCTGACGGTGGGCGCGGACCTGCGCGAGGCGCTCGACGGCATCGTGCTCGACCCCGCCGCGGTCCCGCTCAAGGACGACGCCGCGACCCCCTTCGCCACCTGCGAGATCGGGGGCGGCATGCATGTCGCCTACCACCGGCGCCCGCTGGTCACCGCTCAGGACGTCGCCGCGCTCGCCCTGGCCAAGATCGGGAGCGGGTCGATCTGGCAGGGCTACTACATGTACGCGGGCGGCACCCAGCGGGTCGGGCCGCACGGCACCGAGCAGGAGTCCCACGCCACGGGCTACCCCAACGACGTGCCGAGCCTGAGCTACGACTTCTACGCCCCGATCGGGGAGCACGCCCAGATCCGCCCGCACCACCACCTGCTGCGCCGCCTGCACCTCTGGCTGGCCGCGGAAGGCGCCCGGCTCGCGCCGATGGGCGTCACCGTCGGCGGCGGCGGGGACGACCCGGGCGAGCTGCGCTGGGCCGTCCGCTCGGACGGGCACGCCGGCTACCTCTTCCTGACCACGTACCAGCCGCCCGGGCGGCCGCTCGACGCGCAGAAGGACGTCCAGGTCACGGTGTCGTTCGAGGACGCCGACGTCACCGTTCCGACCAGGCCGCTCGACCTTCCCGCCGGGGTGTCCCTGGTGTGGCCGCTGCGCTATCAGCTCGCCCCGGGGCTCGTCCTGCGCAGCGCCACCGCGCAACTCGTCACCCGGATCACCGATGAGGACGGCGACCTGGTCGTCCTGTGCGCGACCGGCGGCGTCCCGGTGGAGCTCGTCCTCGACGGGGACGTGGCGATCGACGGGGCCCGGTCCGCCGGCGACGCGACGGTGGTGGACGTCGCCGAGCCCGGGCCGGAGTGCGTCATCGACCTGCCCGGCGCGCGGGTCCTCGTCCTCGACGAGGCGAGCGCGAACCGCCTGTACCGGCTGGAGGTCGCGGGCCGCGAGCGGCTGGTGCTGTCCGACGCGCCGGTGTACGCCCTCGACGGCGCCCTGGTGCTCCACTCGGAGGCCGAGCGGTGCGCCGTGGCGCTGCTGCCGGCGCCCGCCGGGCTGACGGCCGACGGCGGCGAGCTCGCCGGCCCTCGCGGGGAGGGGCTGTGGCGCACCTGGTCGGTGAACGTCTCCGGCGCGGGCGCCCGAACGGTCGCCGAAGACCTGCGCCCGCACGCCCCCGCTCCGCCCGAGCCGGTACGCGGCGGGCCGATGGACCGGCTCAGCGCCCCGGCCGACTACTCCGGCGCGGCGCAGGTTCACCTGGACGTGCCGAGTGACGTGTTCGAGGGCACCGACCGCGTGCTGCTGCGGCTGACCTGGACGGGCGACGCCGGGCGCGCGTACGTGGGCGACCGGCTCGTCAGTGACCACTTCTGGCACGGGCGCACCTGGGACATCGACCTCACGCCCTGGCGTGACGACGTCGCCGGGCAGGGCGTGCGGCTCGAACTGCTGCCGTGGCGCCGCGACACCGGCGTGTGGGTCGACGCGGCCGTACGGAACGTTCCCGACGGCATCGCCGTCGCCTCCGCGGTGGTGGTACGGGTGGGCCGCGCCGTCCTGCGCCCAGCATGA
- a CDS encoding carbohydrate ABC transporter permease, producing the protein MLEGVLNTRGLKGRDFFRLTFFMPVVLSPIIIALVFTLLYDREYDLLNAALRGFFGWGGIDWLGEPSWARVSVMLLVLWRWTGYLTIFFLAGLKNIPRDFYEAAEIDGAGRVRTFFSVTVPMLKPVTAFVAVTVLVGTAQILEEPMLLTKGGPGEATLSVAMFIYREAFTRQQLGYAAAAGVVMFLLVFVLGRAANAVYGVGRER; encoded by the coding sequence ATCCTCGAAGGAGTTCTCAACACCCGGGGGCTGAAGGGCCGGGACTTCTTCCGGCTGACGTTCTTCATGCCGGTGGTGCTGTCGCCGATCATCATCGCGCTGGTCTTCACCCTGCTCTACGACCGCGAGTACGACCTGCTCAACGCCGCCCTGCGCGGGTTCTTCGGCTGGGGCGGCATCGACTGGCTGGGCGAGCCGAGCTGGGCCAGGGTCAGCGTGATGCTGCTGGTCCTGTGGCGCTGGACCGGCTACCTGACGATCTTCTTCCTGGCCGGGCTGAAGAACATCCCGCGCGACTTCTACGAGGCCGCCGAGATCGACGGCGCCGGACGGGTGCGCACCTTCTTCAGCGTCACCGTGCCGATGCTCAAGCCCGTGACCGCGTTCGTCGCGGTGACGGTGCTGGTCGGCACGGCCCAGATCCTGGAGGAACCCATGCTGCTCACCAAGGGCGGCCCCGGCGAGGCGACGCTGTCGGTGGCGATGTTCATCTACCGCGAGGCGTTCACCCGCCAGCAGCTCGGCTACGCCGCGGCGGCCGGGGTGGTCATGTTCCTGCTCGTCTTCGTGCTCGGGCGGGCCGCCAACGCGGTGTACGGCGTGGGGAGGGAGCGATGA
- a CDS encoding cellulase-like family protein → MTPSRLTITLWDFTWYTRTGPGEPFADLDTAFADAVARGYNTVRICAMPYLLFGSGLDTTALTFSPFGGYGGRTRWYDVRERTTLDGRRHLLALFEAARRHDCHVIVSSWEFQQSSVFLDDPSWYEALRAVPPADRASALATALADLVDFLDEHGLADRIAFVELHNEIQSTWLNEVVEPGRSKVLGLRPYLEAAIDAFKARRPEPVTANYARVPVGEMRGLPRNADVGVFHPYVYGVLDELIDTFALRDATRPFPQERELLRPDAPPLEEWGPDQEWRRAATVVPAREVYVHDWCDPVRFDQWLYDRYSAYRYGMSERLRIWIDAAADWAAQAQVPLVLGEGWIGYTPLHGTFEEGPVGRAVCLEAVAHAARVGAWGTVVCSNAAPHHPMWQDRALQQEANALFTGAAR, encoded by the coding sequence GTGACCCCTTCCCGTCTGACCATCACCCTCTGGGACTTCACCTGGTACACGCGCACCGGGCCCGGCGAGCCGTTCGCCGACCTGGACACGGCCTTCGCCGACGCCGTGGCGCGCGGGTACAACACGGTGCGGATCTGCGCGATGCCGTACCTGCTGTTCGGCTCCGGCCTGGACACCACGGCGCTGACCTTCAGCCCCTTCGGCGGCTACGGCGGGCGCACCCGCTGGTACGACGTGCGCGAGCGCACCACCCTCGACGGGCGCCGCCACCTGCTGGCGCTGTTCGAGGCGGCCCGGCGGCACGACTGCCACGTGATCGTCTCCAGCTGGGAGTTCCAGCAGAGCTCGGTCTTCCTGGACGACCCCTCCTGGTACGAGGCGCTGCGGGCCGTGCCGCCGGCCGACCGGGCGTCGGCGCTGGCCACGGCGCTGGCCGACCTGGTGGACTTCCTCGACGAGCACGGCCTGGCCGACCGGATCGCCTTCGTCGAACTGCACAACGAGATCCAGTCGACCTGGCTCAACGAGGTGGTCGAGCCGGGCCGGTCGAAGGTGCTCGGGCTGCGGCCGTACCTGGAGGCGGCGATCGACGCCTTCAAGGCCCGCCGCCCCGAGCCGGTCACCGCCAACTACGCCCGGGTGCCGGTCGGCGAGATGCGCGGCCTGCCGCGCAACGCCGACGTCGGGGTGTTCCACCCCTATGTCTACGGCGTGCTCGACGAGCTGATCGACACCTTCGCCCTGCGGGACGCCACGCGGCCGTTCCCGCAGGAGCGGGAGCTGCTGCGGCCGGACGCCCCGCCGCTGGAGGAGTGGGGTCCCGACCAGGAGTGGCGGCGCGCGGCGACGGTGGTGCCCGCCCGGGAGGTCTACGTCCACGACTGGTGCGACCCGGTCCGCTTCGACCAGTGGTTGTACGACCGCTACTCGGCCTACCGCTACGGCATGTCCGAACGGCTGCGCATCTGGATCGACGCCGCCGCCGACTGGGCCGCCCAGGCGCAGGTGCCGCTCGTGCTCGGCGAGGGCTGGATCGGGTACACCCCTCTTCACGGGACCTTCGAGGAGGGGCCGGTCGGGCGCGCGGTCTGCCTGGAGGCGGTCGCCCACGCGGCCAGGGTCGGCGCGTGGGGCACGGTCGTGTGCTCCAACGCCGCGCCCCACCACCCGATGTGGCAGGACCGCGCCCTCCAGCAAGAGGCCAACGCACTGTTCACGGGAGCCGCACGATGA
- a CDS encoding carbohydrate ABC transporter permease codes for MKASPRPRRGLVHVFLAILVVLFAVPLLWALSSSFKPRGDIFAYPPQPLPIPFTWENYTRLLETQPFWGWFLTSTVVAVVSTAVSVFVCALAGFAFAKYRFPGKKFLFNVMFSSLAVPFAVIVVPLFIMLIKAGVTNVYFTLIVPWLAPAFGIFMMRQYVEQSVPDSILESARLDGASEFGLFLRIVLPLLRPALGALAVWNFLNSYNSFFWPLIVVSDPAQYTLPLGIQALYGAESRQVDMVLAGSVLAAIPSLIMFLLRKQLLDGLTAGAVKS; via the coding sequence ATGAAGGCCAGCCCGCGGCCCCGGCGCGGCCTGGTCCACGTGTTCCTGGCCATTCTGGTGGTGCTGTTCGCCGTGCCGCTGCTGTGGGCGCTGAGCTCGTCGTTCAAGCCGCGCGGCGACATCTTCGCCTATCCGCCGCAGCCGCTGCCGATCCCGTTCACCTGGGAGAACTACACCCGGCTGCTGGAGACCCAGCCGTTCTGGGGCTGGTTCCTGACCAGCACGGTCGTCGCGGTGGTCTCCACGGCGGTGTCGGTGTTCGTCTGCGCGCTGGCCGGGTTCGCTTTTGCGAAGTACCGCTTCCCGGGCAAGAAGTTCCTGTTCAACGTGATGTTCAGCTCACTGGCGGTGCCGTTCGCGGTGATCGTGGTGCCGCTCTTCATCATGCTGATCAAGGCCGGGGTCACCAATGTGTACTTCACTCTGATCGTCCCCTGGCTGGCCCCGGCGTTCGGCATCTTCATGATGCGGCAGTACGTCGAGCAGTCGGTGCCCGACTCGATCCTGGAGTCCGCCCGGCTCGACGGGGCCTCCGAGTTCGGCCTGTTCCTGCGCATCGTGCTCCCGCTGCTGCGCCCGGCGCTCGGCGCGCTGGCCGTGTGGAACTTCCTCAACAGCTACAACAGCTTCTTCTGGCCGCTCATCGTGGTCTCCGACCCGGCCCAGTACACCCTGCCGCTCGGCATCCAGGCGCTCTACGGCGCCGAGAGCCGCCAGGTCGACATGGTGCTCGCCGGCTCGGTCCTGGCGGCCATCCCGAGCCTGATCATGTTCCTGCTGCGCAAGCAGCTGCTCGACGGACTGACGGCGGGGGCCGTCAAGTCCTAG